Proteins co-encoded in one Rhopalosiphum maidis isolate BTI-1 chromosome 2, ASM367621v3, whole genome shotgun sequence genomic window:
- the LOC113551131 gene encoding putative uncharacterized protein DDB_G0286901 isoform X1, with the protein MSLCRLSLVFFGFGLTVVSVYGAVPSDDVAVTESLSLRYYHSSWVNNYDPSPKRTTRQENRRPRPPMPNREDPFGDLDPQTNNQGQWSNGGNQRPNRPQGFNNRPSNQNQWSTNGNNPVQNQWGTNGNNPGQNQWGTNGNNPGQNQWGTNGNNPGQNQWGTNGNSPGQNQWNNQGQNNQGNRPPTTQIQPINNQNSVQTSTTATNSEEVNEAQRNTCNTNCREKITNEYNPVCGSDSQTYQNRRFLECVANCGIPTEFSYIGTCVTTTERINRAL; encoded by the exons ATGTCGCTGTGTCGACTATCTCTCGTCTTCTTTG GTTTTGGACTAACGGTTGTATCCGTTTATGGCGCAGTGCCATCGGACGATGTCGCAGTTACCGAATCTTTGAGTTTGCGGTATTATCATTCATCATGGGTCAATAATTATGATCCGTCACCTAAAAGAACTACAAGACAAGAAAATCGTCGTCCAAGACCGCCAATGCCTAACAGGGAAGATCCATTTGGAGATCTCGATCCACAAACAAACAACCAAGGCCAATGGTCTAACGGAGGTAATCAAAGACCTAACCGACCACAGGGCTTTAATAATAGGCCATCTAATCAAAATCAATGGAGTACTAACGGTAACAACCCCGTACAAAACCAATGGGGTACCAACGGTAATAACCCTGGACAAAACCAGTGGGGTACCAACGGTAATAACCCTGGACAAAACCAGTGGGGTACCAACGGTAATAATCCCGGTCAAAACCAGTGGGGTACCAACGGTAATAGTCCCGGTCAAAACCAATGGAATAACCAGGGACAAAATAATCAAGGTAACAGGCCACCTACTACTCAAATACAACCGATTAACAATCAAAATTCAGTTCAAACTAGCACGACTGCCACAAACAGTGAAGAGGTAAACGAAGCTCAGCGCAATACGTGCAATACGAACTGTAGAGAAAAGATTACAAATGAATACAATCCTGTCTGTGGAAGTGATTCTCAAACATACCAAAATAGAAGATTTTTGGAATGTGTCGCCAACTGTGGTATAC CCACTGAATTCAGTTATATCGGTACTTGCGTAACAACGACCGAACGCATCAATCGCGCAttatga
- the LOC113551131 gene encoding putative uncharacterized protein DDB_G0286901 isoform X2 translates to MSLCRLSLVFFGFGLTVVSVYGAVPSDDVAVTESLSLRYYHSSWVNNYDPSPKRTTRQENRRPRPPMPNREDPFGDLDPQTNNQGQWSNGGNQRPNRPQGFNNRPSNQNQWSTNGNNPVQNQWGTNGNNPGQNQWGTNGNNPGQNQWGTNGNNPGQNQWGTNGNSPGQNQWNNQGQNNQVQTSTTATNSEEVNEAQRNTCNTNCREKITNEYNPVCGSDSQTYQNRRFLECVANCGIPTEFSYIGTCVTTTERINRAL, encoded by the exons ATGTCGCTGTGTCGACTATCTCTCGTCTTCTTTG GTTTTGGACTAACGGTTGTATCCGTTTATGGCGCAGTGCCATCGGACGATGTCGCAGTTACCGAATCTTTGAGTTTGCGGTATTATCATTCATCATGGGTCAATAATTATGATCCGTCACCTAAAAGAACTACAAGACAAGAAAATCGTCGTCCAAGACCGCCAATGCCTAACAGGGAAGATCCATTTGGAGATCTCGATCCACAAACAAACAACCAAGGCCAATGGTCTAACGGAGGTAATCAAAGACCTAACCGACCACAGGGCTTTAATAATAGGCCATCTAATCAAAATCAATGGAGTACTAACGGTAACAACCCCGTACAAAACCAATGGGGTACCAACGGTAATAACCCTGGACAAAACCAGTGGGGTACCAACGGTAATAACCCTGGACAAAACCAGTGGGGTACCAACGGTAATAATCCCGGTCAAAACCAGTGGGGTACCAACGGTAATAGTCCCGGTCAAAACCAATGGAATAACCAGGGACAAAATAATCAAG TTCAAACTAGCACGACTGCCACAAACAGTGAAGAGGTAAACGAAGCTCAGCGCAATACGTGCAATACGAACTGTAGAGAAAAGATTACAAATGAATACAATCCTGTCTGTGGAAGTGATTCTCAAACATACCAAAATAGAAGATTTTTGGAATGTGTCGCCAACTGTGGTATAC CCACTGAATTCAGTTATATCGGTACTTGCGTAACAACGACCGAACGCATCAATCGCGCAttatga